The nucleotide window CAGCATTACCTCGATTCAGTGGACGCAGACCAGAAGATCGTGGGGCTGGAGGCAAAGATGAAGCAGGGGGGGCGCGAGCAAGAAATCAACGAGGCCATGCGCCAAAAGGAACTCTTTGCCAAGAGACTCCAGAAACATCAATTCTCGGAAACAGCCCAAAAAATCTACGCTCTTGTACTCGGCCGGATTCACGTTGCATTTAAGGCTGAGATTCGGCCTTTGATTCTCGTAAACGCTCCGCACGAACAAGTCGATGCTGCCATAGTTAAAAATGTCCTCTCCCCTATTTTCGAGGAACTCGAAGCAAATCCGCTTGATGTAACGTTTCAGGAACTAGCAGGGATGCTGCATTTCCTTGTAGGCAATTGCCATATTCGGTGGGTCTAGCTGTGCTGACTTATCACCCAGCATTTGACCAGCACCATGCAGCCTTCCGCCTCCTAAGACTTATTGCCGCCATAGCGCCACATGGCGTCGAGATGGATAAGCTTAGGATTCTCGATTTTTATCTACTCTTCCCACACCTGTTACCCGAAGCACGACTCCCACAAGTGCTCAAGGCGCGGGCGAGAAGGCTCGGAGAGGAAGCGAATCAATACTCGCTCCCCGCGATGCCTGAAGCAGTATTCAAACAAATGGCCCCCATCCAGGCGCAAGGCGTAAGGCTGCTGCTGTCTGTGGGGCTGGCGTCAGTAGAGCAAACAGACGACACACGCGTGCGGCGCTCGGAAATGCCTATCCCTCCCGAGATTTCAGAGGCAATCTCAAAACGCAATTCAGAGCAAGTGTCTCTAATGGCCCTGCTAGCAAAGGACGTTGCATCAATGCCGCTCCGAGGGAAGAACGGGCTTAAAGATCGCTCCGGACTGATGGAGTTTAAATATGACGCGATTTGACCCCTCTCTTCAGTTAAGACGCCTAGTCGTCACAAAGTCTGGCCATCACGTATACAACAAGTCCTTTCATTCGGGCGTAAACATCATCCGCGGAAAGAACAGCGTCGGGAAGAGTACTATCGCAGATATGATTTTTTACGCCCTTGGCGGCGAAGGAGTTACTTGGAAGGCCGAGGCGGCACTTTGTGACTATGTGACTGCGGAGGTGAGTATTAGCGGGAGCCCCGTTACTCTCCGGCGCGAAATCGGCTCTCAACAAAGGCCGATGTCGATTTTTTGGGGCAACTTCGAAGCTGCTGAAAGAAGTGCATCTGGCTGGGATCTTTACCCATATGCTCATCGCTCCGGAAAAGAGAGTTTTTCGCAGGTATTGTTTCGCGCGCTAGGCATTCCCGAAGTGCGTGGGGAGCTTTCTTCACTTGTTACAATGCACCAACTTCTAAGGCTCATCTATGCGGATCAACGCACCGCGTATGATCGAATCTTCCGTCATGACGACTTCGACAAGAAAGTCGTGCGCGATGCGGTTGGGGCTCTTCTCTGTGGGTTCTATGATGAGAAGATTTACGATGCAGAGTTTCGACTCCGAAATCTTAGAGCGGAGCATGGCGAGGTAACCGCACGCCTTCAGCAACTCTACGAGATCCTAGGCGACTATTCGGCAGGGACGGGGTTGTTCGCAGATAATACTCAGCAGAAGGAGATTGAGCGCGCTCAACTCTACGCGGAATTCAATCGAAAGCGCTCAGAGGCAGTTCAGCCCGGTCAGTCGAGTGAATTGTCACGTCAAGTTGCAGAGGTCGAGGAGCAACTGCGTGGAATCAACGAAGTCGTTCTTGACCTGCGTAACAAGCTTGAAGCCCTTGATTTAGAAATCTCAGACTCGAATCTCTTCATAAGTTCTCTACAGGGAAAAGTCGCGGCCCTGGATGACGCGGTTACAACCAGCAAGGTGCTGGGCGACATGTCGTTCGAGCACTGTCCAGAATGTCGACATGCTGTTGTTGCTCCATCCAATCCAAACGCTTGCTATCTTTGCAAGGAACTGCGCCCCGAACCAAGCGGACTATCTCCTCTACTGCGACTCCAACAGGAGATGATGCTGCAGTTGGGAGAGTCGGAGACACTCCAGTCTGAGCGCAAGAAACGCCGCGAGCGTTTTGCGCACAAACTTCCTCCCGCCGTATCGAAGCAGACAGCGTTGAGATTGGCTCGCGAGCGCCTCGCACTAAGCCCTGCCCCAGCCGCTGAAATCGCTGTCCAGGAACTATATCGACAAGTTGGTTATCTTGATCGCGAAATTGAAGAATTGCAGCGCCGCTCGCAGTTAGCCGAGACGTTGAAACAACTAACAAACAGGCAGTCGGAACTCTCGTCAGAAATCACCAAGCTAGACGCCGACATGAAAAGGCGGCGGGAGCATCAAGCATCAAGAGAAGCTGACGCGGTGCGCGTCATCAGCGGAACAACTGCCGCCATCCTCGGGCAAGACCTAGATCGCGAAAAATCGTTTCATCAGGTGAGTTCCGCCTCCTTCGACTTTTCGGACAACTCGATTCGAATCAACGATCGAGCTAACTACTCCGCAAGCTCAATGGTGATTGCGAAGAACGCTTTTCATCTCGCGCTACTGATATCCTCTACGCAGAAGGCCTTCTTCAGATATCCGCGATTTGCACTCTTCGACAACATTGAAGACAAGGGCATGGAACAGGAACGCAGCAGGAACTTCCAAAGAATCATCGTCAAAATGAGCCAGCAGGCACAGGTCGAGCATCAAATCATCTTTACGACTTCGATGATCGCGCCGGAACTTGATGTCGAATCTTTGGTCGTTGGGGACTTCTACACAGAAGAGAAGAAGAGTCTTGAAATGCCGGCCGCGCAGTAAGTACGCGCGGTTTTCTCCGGCTTGGCGCGCTGCCTGCGCGTCACCCGCCATCGGTAGCCGTCCGGCCAACGACGTGCTGTGAGGGATTGCCGGGGTAGCTGCAGCGGCGGACGCTGCGTAACCGTCCGGCCAACGACGTGCGGCGGGCCATTGGCGGTCTGCCCGTTTTCCACA belongs to Corallococcus soli and includes:
- a CDS encoding ABC-three component system protein, with the translated sequence MSGDEYDVTQKGNKVEGNLAGRDVNISTTHNYCGHGRLTSMQRLIAHYHEEMKQNSSFRHFIETLQHYLDSVDADQKIVGLEAKMKQGGREQEINEAMRQKELFAKRLQKHQFSETAQKIYALVLGRIHVAFKAEIRPLILVNAPHEQVDAAIVKNVLSPIFEELEANPLDVTFQELAGMLHFLVGNCHIRWV
- a CDS encoding ABC-three component system middle component 5; translation: MLTYHPAFDQHHAAFRLLRLIAAIAPHGVEMDKLRILDFYLLFPHLLPEARLPQVLKARARRLGEEANQYSLPAMPEAVFKQMAPIQAQGVRLLLSVGLASVEQTDDTRVRRSEMPIPPEISEAISKRNSEQVSLMALLAKDVASMPLRGKNGLKDRSGLMEFKYDAI